The Desulfomonile tiedjei genome includes a region encoding these proteins:
- a CDS encoding AMP-binding protein, with protein sequence MNIGTLTTRHARYRPDHLAVVFEENRLTWREFNERVNRLANAILNLGIVKGDKVATILPNSLELLETYWAVAKIGAVMVPLSTMTRGKGLITMLQDSDSAVVITDSSFQEHLDAVRPDLSIHRERYLMTDGDNSGDYQDYHALKAAAADNDPEGIEVNDSDPYNIMYTSGTTGQPKGIVHTHYIRAMYGTIFASSFRFSPESVVLHAGALVFNGAFVTLMPAFFAGATYILERQFNPQKMIETIQRERVTHTIMVPSQIIAMLHTPHFSAETLQSLEMLGSVGAPLHNEYKDELNRVLPGRLYELYGLTEGFVTILDKNDAVRKSASVGSPPQFFEMRIVNEQRQDAAPGEVGEIVGRGPILMAGYYKRPDLTAQAVIDGWLYSGDMGYVDEDGFLYLVDRKKDLIISGGINVYPRDIEEIAVQHPAVSEVAVFGVPHDKWGETPMAAVVLSHPGAATTDELRDWINERIEARFQKVSSVVVMDDFPRSVAGKTLKRVLREPYWSGRDTRI encoded by the coding sequence ATGAACATCGGGACATTGACAACTCGCCACGCCCGCTACCGTCCCGACCATTTAGCCGTGGTGTTCGAGGAAAACAGGCTCACCTGGCGTGAGTTCAACGAGCGCGTCAACAGGCTGGCGAACGCCATTCTGAATTTGGGAATAGTGAAGGGAGACAAGGTCGCAACCATCTTGCCCAATTCCCTTGAACTCCTGGAAACCTATTGGGCCGTAGCTAAGATAGGGGCGGTCATGGTTCCGTTGAGCACTATGACCCGAGGCAAAGGCCTGATCACCATGCTCCAGGATTCGGATTCCGCGGTGGTCATCACCGATTCCTCGTTTCAGGAACATCTCGACGCCGTACGTCCCGATCTTTCGATCCATCGCGAGCGGTATCTGATGACCGACGGAGACAACTCCGGCGATTATCAGGATTATCACGCGTTGAAGGCCGCAGCGGCCGACAACGATCCCGAAGGTATCGAAGTCAATGACTCAGATCCTTACAATATCATGTACACGAGCGGTACAACGGGGCAGCCCAAAGGGATCGTTCACACACATTATATCAGGGCGATGTACGGCACGATTTTCGCGTCTTCATTTCGGTTTTCGCCGGAAAGCGTAGTATTGCATGCTGGAGCCTTGGTGTTCAACGGCGCGTTCGTTACCCTGATGCCTGCTTTTTTTGCAGGCGCGACGTATATTCTCGAACGCCAGTTCAACCCTCAGAAAATGATCGAGACTATTCAGCGGGAACGAGTCACGCATACCATCATGGTCCCCTCCCAGATCATTGCCATGCTTCATACACCGCACTTTTCCGCGGAAACCTTGCAGTCGCTGGAGATGCTGGGTTCGGTGGGAGCCCCGCTGCACAACGAATATAAGGACGAACTCAATCGCGTCCTGCCAGGCAGGCTCTATGAGCTTTACGGGCTGACGGAAGGCTTTGTGACCATCCTGGATAAGAATGACGCTGTTCGCAAATCCGCTTCAGTCGGATCGCCGCCTCAGTTTTTCGAAATGCGGATCGTCAACGAGCAGCGCCAAGACGCGGCCCCGGGAGAAGTGGGTGAGATCGTGGGTCGCGGCCCCATACTCATGGCGGGATACTACAAACGGCCGGATCTGACAGCCCAGGCTGTGATTGACGGTTGGTTGTACAGCGGCGACATGGGATACGTCGATGAAGACGGCTTTCTGTACCTCGTGGATCGTAAGAAGGATCTCATTATTTCCGGCGGAATCAACGTTTATCCGCGAGATATCGAGGAAATAGCCGTGCAGCATCCCGCGGTTTCGGAAGTGGCTGTTTTTGGCGTTCCGCACGACAAGTGGGGGGAGACCCCGATGGCTGCCGTGGTGTTAAGCCACCCGGGGGCTGCAACGACGGACGAGCTGCGTGATTGGATCAATGAACGAATAGAAGCGCGCTTTCAAAAGGTATCATCGGTAGTAGTGATGGATGATTTTCCTCGCAGCGTTGCGGGAAAAACCCTGAAGCGAGTCCTTCGAGAACCGTACTGGTCCGGACGAGACACGAGGATATGA
- a CDS encoding branched-chain amino acid ABC transporter permease, whose amino-acid sequence MTIEYFIFMLINGLSQGMLLFIIASGLSLVFGVLRVINFAHGSLYMIGAFVAFSLSTLMAGGTLYSFLVLLLVVPPILGVIGLLLEVSLFRRVYGQEHLLQLLLTYALVLILDDLVRVVWGGDPRNVARPEILAGSVDVLGLALPTYNVFILAVGPIIAFGLWFLLYRTRTGNVIRAAVSYPDTLGALGVNVSWVMTSTFMLGCWLAGLGGVLTAALANIDLGIGMEKIIECFAVVVIGGLGSVGGALLGSLIIGTGITFFQLPFGRWALVFPYALMALVLIWRPWGLFGKPER is encoded by the coding sequence ATGACCATTGAATACTTCATATTCATGCTGATCAACGGCCTTAGCCAGGGGATGCTCCTGTTCATCATCGCGTCCGGGCTTTCTCTGGTATTCGGGGTTCTCAGGGTGATCAATTTTGCTCACGGGTCCCTTTATATGATCGGGGCATTCGTCGCGTTTTCATTATCCACTCTTATGGCCGGTGGGACCCTGTACAGCTTTCTGGTGTTGCTGTTGGTCGTTCCTCCTATCCTCGGTGTAATAGGCCTGCTACTGGAGGTCTCCCTTTTCCGCCGGGTATACGGCCAGGAACATCTCTTGCAGTTATTGCTCACTTACGCCTTGGTCCTGATCCTGGACGACCTGGTGCGAGTGGTGTGGGGCGGAGACCCGAGGAATGTTGCGCGGCCTGAGATACTCGCGGGCTCGGTGGATGTTCTCGGATTGGCCCTGCCCACTTACAACGTATTCATACTGGCGGTGGGGCCGATAATAGCTTTTGGATTGTGGTTCCTCCTATACCGGACGCGGACCGGCAACGTGATTCGGGCGGCGGTTTCTTACCCGGACACTTTGGGCGCATTAGGGGTCAACGTTTCATGGGTCATGACCTCGACCTTCATGCTGGGGTGCTGGTTGGCTGGGCTTGGCGGGGTCCTGACCGCAGCCCTCGCCAATATTGACCTTGGCATCGGAATGGAGAAGATCATCGAGTGCTTCGCCGTAGTGGTCATTGGAGGTCTGGGAAGCGTGGGTGGCGCATTGTTGGGCTCTCTCATCATAGGCACGGGAATTACTTTCTTCCAGCTTCCGTTCGGGCGGTGGGCTCTGGTGTTTCCGTATGCCCTCATGGCCCTGGTACTCATCTGGAGGCCTTGGGGCCTGTTTGGAAAACCGGAACGATAG
- a CDS encoding branched-chain amino acid ABC transporter permease, which produces MDKSPSNNNISWIAGVVVAVALFVLPLVLARFGKTGEYWIWVTTEMIIMALFAMSLNLILGFGGMVSFGHAAFFGVGAYTVALLMKKAGWPLYLALPAAPVVAAITAAIIGWFCVRLLGLYFSILTLAFSQLLYMIVFQWYTFTGGDDGIHGIPRPESLGAINYYWLCVVLFLICFLVMRMIVNSSFGLSIRTIRENLERAKFIGINVRRYQLINFIIAGAFAGLAGGLLTELNRFAQTEFLHWSKSAEPILASLVGGMYSLVGPAIGSAVLMFLKIILQQLHRSMVEMWAIVLGLILLVVVLFAPGGLVGLYDRFFGKSES; this is translated from the coding sequence ATGGACAAGTCACCATCAAACAACAATATTAGCTGGATCGCCGGTGTGGTCGTGGCGGTGGCTCTTTTCGTCCTCCCGTTGGTATTGGCCCGGTTCGGCAAGACGGGCGAATACTGGATCTGGGTCACAACTGAAATGATTATTATGGCCCTATTTGCCATGAGCCTGAACCTGATCCTGGGCTTCGGCGGAATGGTGAGCTTTGGCCATGCGGCTTTTTTCGGAGTAGGCGCGTACACGGTTGCGTTGCTAATGAAAAAGGCGGGGTGGCCGCTTTATTTGGCCCTTCCGGCCGCGCCCGTAGTGGCTGCCATAACCGCGGCGATTATCGGCTGGTTCTGTGTGAGGCTCCTGGGGCTGTACTTTTCCATCCTGACGCTCGCATTCAGTCAGCTTCTGTACATGATAGTCTTCCAATGGTACACCTTCACCGGCGGGGATGACGGGATCCACGGAATCCCCAGGCCGGAGTCCCTTGGAGCAATAAATTACTATTGGCTCTGCGTGGTCCTTTTCCTCATCTGTTTCCTGGTCATGCGAATGATAGTCAATTCTTCTTTCGGTCTGAGTATCCGAACAATAAGAGAGAACCTGGAACGGGCGAAATTCATAGGCATCAATGTGCGACGCTATCAGTTGATCAATTTTATTATTGCAGGTGCGTTCGCAGGATTGGCCGGCGGCTTGTTGACCGAGCTGAATCGCTTCGCTCAAACGGAGTTTCTCCACTGGAGCAAGTCCGCGGAGCCCATTTTGGCGAGCCTAGTGGGAGGAATGTATTCGCTTGTAGGGCCCGCGATCGGTTCGGCTGTCCTGATGTTCCTCAAAATCATTCTTCAGCAGTTGCACAGGAGTATGGTGGAGATGTGGGCCATTGTCCTGGGCTTAATCCTACTGGTGGTAGTCCTTTTTGCGCCGGGCGGTCTGGTAGGCCTGTACGACAGGTTTTTCGGCAAGTCGGAATCGTGA